In Streptomyces sp. NBC_01551, one DNA window encodes the following:
- the hemQ gene encoding hydrogen peroxide-dependent heme synthase has product MTAPEKIPNAGKKAKDLNEVIRYTLWSVFKLKDVLPEDRAGYADEVQELFDQLAAKDITVRGTYDVSGLRADADIMIWWHAETSDELQTAYNLFRRTRLGRALEPVWSNMALHRPAEFNKSHIPAFLADEVARDYVSVYPFVRSYDWYLLPDEDRRRMLADHGKMARGYPDVRANTVASFSLGDYEWMLAFEADELYRIVDLMRHLRASEARMHVREEVPFYTGRRKSVADLVDGLA; this is encoded by the coding sequence ATGACTGCACCAGAGAAGATTCCCAACGCGGGGAAGAAGGCGAAGGACCTCAACGAGGTCATCCGCTACACCCTGTGGTCCGTCTTCAAGCTGAAGGACGTTCTCCCGGAGGACCGCGCCGGCTACGCCGACGAGGTCCAGGAACTCTTCGACCAGCTGGCCGCCAAGGACATCACCGTCCGCGGCACCTATGACGTCTCCGGCCTGCGCGCCGACGCGGACATCATGATCTGGTGGCACGCCGAGACCTCGGACGAGCTGCAGACCGCGTACAACCTGTTCCGCCGCACCAGGCTCGGCCGCGCGCTGGAGCCGGTGTGGTCGAACATGGCCCTGCACCGCCCGGCCGAGTTCAACAAGTCGCACATCCCGGCCTTCCTGGCCGACGAGGTCGCGCGCGACTACGTCAGCGTCTACCCGTTCGTGCGCTCGTACGACTGGTACCTGCTGCCCGACGAGGACCGCCGCCGCATGCTCGCCGACCACGGCAAGATGGCCCGCGGCTACCCGGACGTGCGTGCCAACACCGTCGCGTCCTTCTCGCTGGGCGACTACGAGTGGATGCTGGCCTTCGAGGCCGACGAGCTCTACCGCATCGTGGACCTCATGCGTCACCTGCGTGCCTCCGAGGCCCGGATGCACGTCCGCGAAGAGGTGCCCTTCTACACCGGGCGCCGCAAGTCCGTCGCCGATCTGGTGGACGGGCTGGCCTGA
- a CDS encoding DnaB-like helicase C-terminal domain-containing protein, with amino-acid sequence MTAVRGKRGIPMPDESTVAPGPHRDLLVALHEVYAAAGRPGLRTIARGVTADDRLPSTLTHHAIGRVLGGSAIPSPRQAHALAAWLAEEAAAGAGTEAEVEQTVERLVNLCRAVGPAAHAPSSAHMTAGRATPSSRRDGGTDTATGVDSGAVEAERRLLGAMLASGDAVADVVDYLDADDFTLPVHQGLYEAVLGLYEGGVETTLAALSPRLASLVDDLGPAAAQAWMSELSALRPHPTREYVEDALEVVYRRAQLRRLTRAGQRIADLGAAALSGGADDAVACMRTAEAEFQAVFHDLDSDTAPQSEHPLELTLDRIEGVGADTSVYTGFGDLDSLLNGLRPGHVLVLAGASGLGKSTLALGLIRSGAIAQGVATLYVTPDTDQQEVLLRLLSAQSGVPLQHMRSRTMTDDGWTRLARCMPEVSAAPLTVHDRAHVTVAGIRRLCRRLQRGSGLGLVVIDPVHWIRPDTPPGRGSRGEVVRELAVMAKELRVPLVLVAPLQPEPGREDRSPVLGDVANELVENADTVILLHREDAYERHSPRAGEADLVVAKHRFGPTATVTVAFQGHCARFVDIAPSG; translated from the coding sequence ATGACAGCGGTCCGGGGCAAGCGCGGCATCCCGATGCCCGACGAGTCGACGGTGGCGCCGGGGCCTCACCGTGATCTCCTCGTGGCGCTCCACGAGGTGTACGCGGCCGCCGGCAGGCCCGGGCTGAGGACGATCGCCCGCGGGGTCACGGCCGACGACCGGCTCCCCAGCACCCTGACGCACCACGCCATAGGCCGGGTGCTCGGCGGGTCCGCCATCCCGTCACCCCGCCAGGCCCACGCGCTCGCCGCGTGGCTCGCGGAGGAGGCTGCCGCGGGCGCCGGTACGGAGGCCGAGGTAGAGCAGACCGTCGAGCGGCTGGTGAACCTCTGCCGCGCCGTGGGCCCCGCCGCGCACGCTCCTTCGTCGGCGCACATGACGGCCGGACGCGCCACACCGAGCAGCCGACGGGACGGCGGCACCGACACCGCGACCGGCGTGGACTCCGGGGCGGTCGAGGCCGAGCGCAGGCTCCTCGGCGCCATGCTCGCCTCGGGCGACGCGGTGGCCGACGTCGTGGATTACCTCGATGCCGACGACTTCACGCTCCCCGTGCACCAGGGCCTGTACGAAGCCGTCCTCGGACTGTACGAGGGTGGCGTCGAGACCACCCTGGCCGCCTTGTCTCCGCGACTGGCGTCGCTTGTGGACGACCTCGGTCCAGCCGCCGCGCAGGCGTGGATGTCGGAGCTGAGCGCGCTGCGTCCGCATCCCACCCGGGAATACGTCGAGGACGCGCTCGAAGTCGTCTACCGGCGGGCACAGCTACGCAGGCTGACCCGGGCCGGGCAGCGGATCGCCGACCTGGGTGCCGCCGCCCTCTCCGGCGGGGCGGACGACGCCGTGGCGTGCATGCGTACCGCCGAAGCGGAATTCCAGGCCGTCTTCCACGACCTGGACAGCGATACCGCGCCGCAGTCCGAGCATCCCCTCGAACTCACCCTCGACCGCATCGAAGGGGTCGGAGCCGACACCTCGGTGTACACCGGCTTCGGCGATCTGGACTCCCTCCTGAACGGCCTTCGGCCAGGGCACGTGCTGGTCCTCGCCGGTGCGTCGGGGCTGGGCAAGTCCACGCTCGCCCTGGGCCTCATCCGCAGCGGCGCCATCGCCCAGGGCGTCGCCACTCTGTACGTCACACCGGATACCGACCAGCAGGAGGTCCTGCTGCGGCTCCTGTCCGCGCAATCGGGCGTGCCGCTCCAGCACATGCGCTCCCGGACGATGACCGACGACGGCTGGACCCGGCTGGCCCGCTGCATGCCGGAAGTCTCGGCGGCACCCCTGACCGTCCACGACCGTGCCCACGTCACGGTGGCCGGAATCCGCAGACTGTGCCGACGACTCCAGCGGGGCAGCGGCCTGGGACTCGTCGTCATCGACCCTGTGCACTGGATCCGGCCGGACACCCCGCCGGGGCGAGGCAGCCGCGGCGAGGTCGTGCGGGAACTGGCCGTGATGGCGAAGGAACTGCGCGTCCCGCTCGTCCTGGTGGCCCCCCTGCAGCCGGAGCCGGGCCGGGAAGACCGCAGCCCCGTCCTGGGGGACGTGGCGAACGAGCTGGTGGAGAACGCCGACACGGTGATCCTGCTGCACCGGGAGGACGCGTACGAGCGCCATTCGCCCCGCGCGGGCGAAGCGGACCTGGTCGTCGCGAAGCACCGGTTCGGGCCGACCGCGACTGTGACCGTCGCCTTTCAGGGCCACTGCGCCCGGTTCGTGGACATCGCGCCGTCGGGCTAG
- the hemG gene encoding protoporphyrinogen oxidase, with protein MHEADTRTDRRTDGRTATAGRPGHHPGHVVVIGGGIAGLAAAHRLLADGARVTLLEAGPRLGGKLRAGELAGAPVDLGAESVLARRPEAVALARAVGLGEALQPPATATAHLWTRGALRPMPRGHVMGVPGDLGPLAASGVLSAEGLARIEAEHALPPAEIGEDVAVGEYVAARLGHEVVDRLVEPLLGGVYAGNAYRISMRAAVPQLFEAARTHALLGQGVRDLQRRAAEQPQAAGPVFAGIDGGIGRLPLAVAEACRRAGARISTGTPVREVHRGAHGWKVVADGEVIDADAVVLATPAGPAARLLDGLAPAAAAELRAVEYASMALVTMAFRRSELPDAIAGGGASGFLVPPVDGRTIKASTFSSNKWAWAGADPGLFLLRTSVGRHGDEKDLEREDADLVDVSLRDLGEAVGLAARPVASTVTRWDGGLPQYPVGHLARVERIRAAVAALPGLAVCGALYDGVGIPACVASATRAADVVMATLGTPGTDH; from the coding sequence ATGCACGAAGCGGACACGCGTACGGACAGGCGTACGGACGGGCGTACGGCCACGGCGGGCCGGCCGGGCCACCACCCCGGCCACGTGGTCGTGATCGGCGGCGGCATCGCCGGCCTCGCCGCGGCCCACCGGCTGCTCGCCGACGGCGCCCGGGTCACCCTGCTGGAGGCCGGCCCCCGGCTCGGCGGCAAGCTGCGCGCCGGCGAACTCGCCGGCGCCCCCGTCGACCTCGGCGCCGAATCCGTGCTCGCCCGCCGCCCCGAGGCCGTGGCGCTCGCCAGGGCCGTCGGCCTCGGCGAGGCCCTCCAGCCGCCCGCCACCGCCACCGCCCACCTGTGGACCCGGGGCGCCCTGCGGCCCATGCCGCGCGGCCATGTCATGGGCGTCCCCGGCGACTTGGGGCCGCTCGCCGCCTCCGGGGTGCTCTCCGCCGAGGGCCTGGCCCGGATCGAGGCCGAACACGCGCTGCCGCCCGCCGAGATCGGCGAGGACGTCGCCGTCGGCGAGTACGTCGCCGCCCGGCTCGGCCACGAGGTCGTCGACCGGCTCGTCGAACCGCTGCTCGGCGGCGTCTACGCGGGCAACGCCTACCGCATCTCGATGCGGGCCGCCGTACCCCAGCTCTTCGAGGCCGCCCGGACGCACGCGCTGCTGGGCCAGGGAGTACGGGACCTCCAGCGCCGCGCGGCGGAGCAGCCCCAGGCGGCCGGTCCCGTCTTCGCCGGGATCGACGGCGGCATCGGCCGCCTCCCGCTCGCCGTGGCCGAGGCTTGCCGCCGGGCCGGGGCACGGATCAGCACCGGGACCCCGGTGCGCGAGGTCCACCGAGGCGCGCACGGCTGGAAGGTCGTCGCCGACGGCGAGGTCATCGACGCCGACGCGGTCGTCCTGGCCACCCCGGCCGGACCCGCCGCCCGGCTGCTGGACGGGCTCGCCCCGGCCGCGGCCGCCGAGCTGCGCGCGGTCGAGTACGCCTCGATGGCCCTGGTCACGATGGCCTTCCGGCGCTCCGAACTGCCCGATGCGATCGCCGGGGGCGGCGCCAGCGGATTCCTCGTACCGCCCGTGGACGGCCGCACGATCAAGGCGTCCACCTTCTCCAGCAACAAGTGGGCCTGGGCCGGCGCCGATCCCGGGCTGTTCCTGCTGCGCACCTCGGTGGGCCGCCACGGCGACGAGAAGGACCTCGAACGCGAGGACGCCGACCTGGTGGACGTCTCGCTGCGCGACCTCGGCGAGGCCGTCGGCCTCGCGGCCCGGCCGGTCGCCTCCACCGTGACCCGCTGGGACGGCGGACTGCCCCAGTACCCCGTCGGACACCTCGCCCGCGTCGAGCGGATCCGGGCCGCCGTCGCGGCCCTGCCCGGCCTCGCCGTGTGCGGCGCGCTCTACGACGGCGTGGGCATCCCGGCGTGCGTGGCGAGTGCCACACGGGCCGCCGACGTGGTGATGGCCACGTTGGGCACCCCTGGCACCGACCACTGA
- a CDS encoding FAD-dependent oxidoreductase: MAAERLVVVGGDAAGMSAASQARRMKGPAELEIVAFERGHFTSYSACGIPYWIGGRVAERDDLIARTPQEHRARDIDLRTRTEVVELDVAGQRVRARDLDSGAESWTGYDRLVLATGARPVRPRLPGIGAHGVHGVQTLDDGQRLMDTLERGGIRRAVVVGAGYIGVEMAEALVARGYEVTVLHRGAQPMATLDPDMGALVHRAMNAMGIRTVAGAEVTKILTDEEGRAVAVATATGEEYPADVVVLGIGVEPRTALARAAGLPLGESGGILTDLSMRVRGHEDIWSGGDCVEVLDLVSGRTRHIPLGTHANKHGQVIGSGVGGGYATFPGVVGTAVSKVCELEIARTGLRERDARAAGLRFVTATITSTNTAGYYPGAEEMTVKMLAELRTGRLLGVQIVGGAGSAKRVDIAAVALTAGMTVEQMVSLDLGYAPPFSPVWDPVLVAARKAVTAVRTAGA; encoded by the coding sequence ATGGCGGCGGAACGACTGGTGGTGGTCGGCGGTGACGCGGCGGGGATGTCCGCCGCGTCACAGGCCCGGCGGATGAAGGGCCCGGCGGAGCTGGAGATCGTCGCGTTCGAGCGGGGCCACTTCACCTCGTACTCCGCGTGCGGGATCCCGTACTGGATCGGCGGCCGGGTGGCCGAGCGGGACGACCTGATCGCCCGTACCCCGCAGGAGCACCGGGCCCGGGACATCGACCTGCGCACGCGGACGGAGGTCGTCGAGCTCGACGTCGCCGGGCAGCGGGTCCGCGCCCGCGACCTCGACTCGGGCGCCGAGTCCTGGACGGGCTACGACCGGCTCGTGCTGGCCACCGGCGCCCGCCCGGTCCGCCCCCGGCTGCCGGGCATCGGGGCGCACGGGGTGCACGGGGTCCAGACCCTGGACGACGGGCAGCGCCTGATGGACACCCTGGAGCGCGGCGGGATCCGCCGGGCGGTCGTGGTGGGCGCGGGCTACATCGGCGTCGAGATGGCGGAGGCGCTGGTCGCGCGGGGGTACGAGGTCACGGTGCTGCACCGCGGCGCGCAGCCGATGGCCACGCTCGACCCGGACATGGGCGCCCTCGTGCACCGCGCGATGAACGCCATGGGCATCCGCACGGTGGCGGGCGCCGAGGTGACGAAGATCCTGACGGACGAGGAGGGGCGGGCCGTCGCGGTGGCCACGGCGACGGGCGAGGAGTACCCGGCGGACGTCGTCGTCCTCGGCATCGGCGTGGAGCCCCGCACGGCGTTGGCTCGCGCGGCGGGGCTGCCGCTCGGCGAGTCGGGCGGCATCCTCACCGACCTGTCGATGCGGGTCCGGGGCCACGAGGACATCTGGTCGGGCGGCGACTGCGTGGAGGTCCTGGACCTCGTCTCCGGCCGCACCCGGCACATCCCGCTGGGCACGCACGCCAACAAGCACGGCCAGGTGATCGGCTCGGGCGTGGGCGGCGGGTACGCGACCTTCCCGGGAGTGGTCGGCACGGCGGTGAGCAAGGTCTGCGAGCTGGAGATCGCCCGGACGGGCCTGCGCGAGCGGGACGCGCGGGCGGCGGGCCTGCGGTTCGTGACGGCGACCATCACGTCGACCAACACGGCGGGCTACTACCCGGGCGCCGAGGAGATGACGGTGAAGATGCTGGCCGAGCTGCGCACGGGCCGCCTGCTGGGCGTCCAGATCGTCGGCGGCGCGGGCTCCGCGAAGCGCGTGGACATCGCGGCGGTGGCCCTGACCGCCGGCATGACGGTGGAGCAGATGGTCTCGCTGGACCTGGGCTATGCCCCGCCCTTCTCCCCCGTCTGGGACCCGGTCCTGGTGGCGGCCCGCAAGGCGGTCACCGCCGTCCGCACGGCGGGGGCCTAG
- a CDS encoding DUF4349 domain-containing protein: MTKQNRRGAYAPYGHRSAAALAALSLAGALAVTGCSAGAGDSSSDKAAVGEAAARPKEGAAAPAQGKAGAGAAAPAAPKDAQQPAAVRPHVIRTATLAIETPDAQRALAAARTAAEGAGGYVGNESTRRGEDGRMTSTLTLRVPGERFDAVLGAMEGSGKLLSRKVEAQDVTEKVADVDSRVKSQQASVARVREMMDKASALSDVVMLESELSKRQSDLESLLAQQTALKDQTSMGTIAMEVSEPPVKPKAPQEEKREPKGFLDALRGGWDVFTSLLGMLALAVGAVLPFAVTALLAVVGFRVYRRYRPAKPKTGLVPRRVPVVPAARRAPAEPAPDADTDDHRD, encoded by the coding sequence GTGACGAAGCAGAACCGGCGCGGCGCGTACGCGCCGTACGGACACCGTTCGGCGGCGGCCCTGGCCGCCCTCTCGCTGGCCGGGGCCCTCGCGGTCACCGGCTGCTCGGCGGGTGCGGGCGACAGCTCGTCGGACAAGGCGGCGGTGGGCGAGGCGGCCGCCCGGCCGAAGGAGGGCGCGGCCGCCCCCGCGCAGGGCAAGGCCGGGGCCGGGGCGGCGGCGCCGGCGGCGCCGAAGGACGCCCAGCAGCCGGCGGCGGTGCGGCCGCACGTCATCCGGACGGCGACGCTGGCCATCGAGACGCCGGACGCGCAGCGGGCGCTGGCCGCGGCCCGTACGGCGGCCGAGGGCGCGGGCGGGTACGTCGGCAACGAGTCGACCAGGCGCGGCGAGGACGGCCGGATGACCTCGACGCTGACCCTGCGGGTGCCGGGCGAGCGTTTCGACGCGGTGCTCGGCGCGATGGAGGGCAGCGGGAAGCTCCTCAGCCGCAAGGTCGAGGCGCAGGACGTGACCGAGAAGGTCGCGGACGTCGACAGCCGGGTCAAGTCGCAGCAGGCGAGCGTGGCCCGGGTGCGGGAGATGATGGACAAGGCCTCGGCGCTCAGCGACGTGGTGATGCTGGAGAGCGAGCTGAGCAAGCGCCAGTCCGACCTGGAGTCGCTGCTGGCGCAGCAGACGGCGCTGAAGGACCAGACCTCGATGGGCACCATCGCGATGGAGGTCTCGGAGCCGCCGGTGAAGCCGAAGGCGCCACAGGAGGAGAAGCGCGAGCCGAAGGGCTTCCTGGACGCCCTGCGCGGCGGCTGGGACGTCTTCACGAGCCTGCTGGGCATGCTGGCCCTGGCGGTGGGCGCGGTGCTGCCGTTCGCGGTGACGGCCCTGCTGGCCGTCGTGGGCTTCCGGGTCTACCGGCGCTACCGTCCGGCGAAGCCGAAGACCGGCCTGGTCCCCCGGCGGGTCCCGGTCGTCCCGGCGGCGCGGCGGGCGCCCGCCGAACCCGCCCCGGACGCGGACACGGACGACCACAGGGACTGA
- a CDS encoding alpha/beta hydrolase, translating into MRTPPVHSALAATALTLALALTPPPPAAAGPTTPTATSSITGPKPIAGPGAGAGTAAGTGHAAAGTPPGAGTGAEDAGAEVVARRAAAVGGRALGFRPCPAGEGLPAPVRCATLRVPLDYARPDGPQISLTVSRVTATGGAARQGSLVFNPGGPGASGMYFPLLADRPAWRRIAAAYDLVGYAPRGVGRSAPLSCQDPAARAKAPTQVPAEPSPAYKQERVAAARAYALGCARRAGAALPYYTTLNNARDLHVLRAALGEPKLTFMGASYGTYFGAVYATLYPRHVRRMVFDSAVDPDPRRVWYRNNLAQAPAFERRWYDFRAWAARHHAAYRLGATPAAVQASHERVRAAVARIPAAGLVGTGELRAAALQAAYYDDAWPDLAAALSAFLDGDPDPLAALAGPGPHGPAEAENATAVYTAVLCNDAPWPADWETWDRDNTELARRAPLETWANAFTNLPCAYWPVAGRLRQRPVDVGSQPTPLPPTLIVAAERDGATPYPGALELLRRLGPAAALVTEAEAGTHGVAGGRNECVDLHVERYILTGDTPGRSVTCAPHPEPAPVSLDDRAAGTLRVPLPPVV; encoded by the coding sequence ATGCGGACGCCACCCGTACACTCCGCGCTGGCCGCGACGGCCCTCACCCTGGCCCTGGCCCTCACCCCACCCCCACCGGCCGCGGCCGGCCCCACCACCCCGACGGCAACCTCATCGATCACGGGGCCCAAGCCCATCGCGGGGCCGGGGGCCGGCGCGGGAACAGCGGCCGGCACGGGGCACGCCGCCGCGGGCACGCCGCCCGGCGCGGGGACGGGGGCCGAGGATGCCGGGGCCGAGGTCGTCGCCCGGCGGGCGGCCGCCGTCGGTGGGCGCGCGCTGGGCTTCCGGCCCTGTCCCGCCGGCGAGGGGCTGCCCGCGCCCGTCCGGTGCGCCACCCTGCGGGTCCCGCTCGACTACGCCCGGCCCGACGGTCCGCAGATCTCCCTCACCGTCAGCCGCGTCACCGCGACCGGCGGCGCCGCCCGCCAGGGCTCCCTCGTCTTCAACCCCGGCGGACCGGGTGCCTCCGGCATGTACTTCCCGCTCCTCGCCGACCGCCCCGCCTGGCGCCGGATCGCCGCCGCCTACGACCTCGTCGGCTACGCCCCGCGCGGGGTCGGCCGCTCCGCCCCGCTGTCCTGCCAGGACCCGGCGGCCCGCGCGAAGGCCCCCACCCAGGTCCCGGCGGAGCCCTCCCCCGCGTACAAGCAGGAACGCGTCGCCGCAGCCCGAGCCTACGCGCTCGGCTGCGCGCGGCGGGCCGGCGCGGCCCTCCCGTACTACACGACCCTCAACAACGCCCGCGACCTGCACGTGCTCCGCGCCGCGCTCGGCGAGCCCAAGCTGACCTTCATGGGCGCCTCGTACGGCACCTACTTCGGCGCGGTCTACGCCACGCTCTACCCGCGCCACGTGCGCCGCATGGTCTTCGACTCGGCGGTCGACCCCGACCCGCGCCGCGTCTGGTACCGCAACAACCTCGCCCAGGCACCGGCGTTCGAGCGCCGCTGGTACGACTTCCGCGCCTGGGCGGCCCGGCACCACGCCGCGTACCGCCTCGGCGCCACCCCGGCGGCCGTGCAGGCGAGTCACGAACGCGTCCGGGCCGCGGTGGCCCGTATTCCGGCGGCCGGCCTGGTCGGCACAGGCGAACTGCGGGCGGCCGCCCTCCAGGCCGCCTACTACGACGACGCCTGGCCGGACCTGGCGGCGGCCCTGAGCGCGTTCCTGGACGGCGATCCGGACCCGCTGGCCGCCCTCGCCGGCCCCGGCCCGCACGGCCCGGCCGAGGCGGAGAACGCGACGGCGGTCTACACGGCGGTGCTGTGCAACGACGCCCCGTGGCCCGCCGACTGGGAGACCTGGGACCGCGACAACACCGAACTGGCCCGCCGGGCGCCCCTGGAGACCTGGGCGAACGCGTTCACGAACCTGCCGTGCGCGTACTGGCCGGTGGCCGGGCGGCTGCGGCAGCGCCCGGTCGACGTGGGCTCACAGCCGACGCCCCTGCCGCCGACGCTGATCGTCGCGGCGGAACGGGACGGGGCGACCCCGTACCCGGGTGCGCTGGAGTTGCTGCGGCGGCTCGGCCCGGCGGCCGCGCTGGTCACGGAGGCGGAAGCGGGCACCCACGGAGTGGCCGGCGGACGCAACGAGTGCGTGGACCTTCACGTGGAGCGGTACATCCTGACGGGTGACACCCCGGGCAGGAGTGTCACGTGCGCGCCGCATCCGGAGCCCGCACCGGTGTCGCTGGACGACCGGGCAGCGGGCACCCTCAGGGTGCCGCTGCCGCCAGTCGTCTGA
- a CDS encoding DUF692 domain-containing protein, producing the protein MAHLGVGIGWRPEIADAVERLPGLDWVEVVAENICPGHLPDSLLRLRERGVRVVPHGVSLGLGGAHRPDPESLAALGERAVALGAPLVTEHIAFVRTTAPAPALEAGHLLPVPRTRDALDVLCENVRIAQDALPVPLALENIAALFSWPGEEMTEGEFLTELVERTGVRLLIDVANLHTNRVNRGEDPAAVLDAIPLEALAYVHVAGGFERDGVWHDTHAHPVPGVVLDVLAELRRRVDPPGVLLERDDDFPPEGELAGELEAIRGVVNSAALAPSPPLPASRDAAQDRAPHTPAGLEAARTRVGLEQAALLSALVAGTPVPEGFDRQRIRVQTRALAAKRAGVVAKVAPELPGILGGEKPYREAFLAYARNRPMGGGYRRDALDFAEHLLIRDLPADPAARRRLTEWWQERAGVRPPRRIVRWARALVGRAA; encoded by the coding sequence ATGGCACACCTGGGGGTGGGCATCGGCTGGCGGCCGGAGATCGCGGACGCGGTGGAGCGGCTGCCGGGGCTGGACTGGGTCGAGGTCGTGGCCGAGAACATCTGCCCGGGCCACCTGCCGGATTCGCTGCTGCGGCTGCGCGAGCGCGGCGTCCGCGTCGTGCCGCACGGGGTCTCCCTCGGCCTCGGCGGGGCGCACCGGCCCGACCCGGAGAGCCTCGCCGCGCTCGGCGAGCGGGCGGTGGCGCTGGGGGCGCCGCTGGTCACCGAGCACATCGCGTTCGTACGGACGACAGCGCCGGCGCCGGCCCTGGAGGCGGGGCACCTGCTGCCGGTGCCGCGCACGCGGGACGCGCTGGACGTGCTCTGCGAGAACGTGCGGATCGCGCAGGACGCCCTGCCGGTGCCGCTGGCGCTGGAGAACATCGCCGCGCTGTTCTCGTGGCCCGGCGAGGAGATGACGGAGGGCGAGTTCCTGACGGAGCTGGTCGAGCGCACCGGGGTGCGGCTGCTGATCGACGTGGCGAACCTGCACACGAACCGGGTGAACCGGGGCGAGGACCCGGCGGCCGTGCTGGACGCGATTCCGCTGGAGGCGCTGGCGTACGTGCACGTCGCGGGCGGGTTCGAGCGGGACGGCGTCTGGCACGACACCCACGCGCACCCGGTGCCGGGCGTCGTGCTGGACGTACTGGCTGAGCTGCGGCGGCGGGTGGACCCGCCCGGCGTGCTGCTGGAGCGGGACGACGACTTCCCCCCGGAGGGCGAGCTCGCCGGGGAACTCGAGGCGATCCGGGGCGTGGTGAACTCTGCGGCGCTCGCCCCCTCCCCGCCCCTTCCCGCTTCCCGGGACGCCGCCCAGGACCGCGCGCCTCACACGCCGGCGGGGCTGGAAGCCGCTCGGACGCGGGTCGGGCTGGAACAGGCCGCGCTGCTGTCGGCGCTGGTGGCCGGGACGCCGGTGCCCGAGGGGTTCGACCGGCAGCGGATCCGGGTGCAGACGCGGGCGCTGGCCGCCAAGCGGGCCGGGGTCGTCGCCAAGGTGGCGCCCGAGCTGCCCGGGATCCTGGGCGGCGAGAAGCCGTACCGCGAGGCGTTCCTGGCGTACGCCCGCAACCGGCCCATGGGCGGCGGCTACCGCCGCGACGCGCTGGACTTCGCCGAGCACCTGCTGATCCGGGACCTGCCGGCCGACCCGGCGGCCCGGCGCCGGCTCACCGAATGGTGGCAGGAGCGGGCCGGGGTGCGCCCGCCCCGCCGGATCGTGCGCTGGGCCCGGGCCCTCGTGGGGAGAGCCGCATGA
- a CDS encoding TIGR04222 domain-containing membrane protein, producing MNVLASAIWIAVIVSSVLLLAGLRRSRPSPGGAAPALHDLSEAAFMAGGPGNVVDVAIVSLLGDQRMVGGGPGIVQVRPGARAVDVAERAVLQAHASAPSGWLYQVRYAAMTDPAIQEIGDGLAGRGLISPPGSGRRWRRWGVTQAVLCGALLPVSLVLTILGFALDPTSRVPFLVKVLPVLIGGLVIGAVAASRAKQRITPAGRTALRAMRSAYLTNQTPHVQTALLGLRGLRDPYLREQLVPAVRGTRLAAAQAGHRRSAGSHGSDAAWASSAEILPVVWCASGDGGSGGGSSGCGGGSGCGGGSGSGCGSSGSGCGSSSSSCGSSSSSCSSSSSSCGSSSSSCSSSSS from the coding sequence ATGAACGTCCTCGCCTCGGCGATCTGGATCGCCGTCATCGTCTCCAGCGTGCTGCTGCTGGCCGGCCTGCGCCGGTCCCGGCCCTCGCCGGGCGGCGCCGCGCCCGCGCTGCACGACCTGTCCGAGGCCGCGTTCATGGCGGGCGGCCCGGGCAACGTCGTCGACGTGGCCATCGTCTCGCTGCTGGGCGACCAGCGGATGGTGGGCGGCGGCCCGGGCATCGTGCAGGTACGGCCCGGGGCGCGGGCCGTCGACGTCGCCGAGCGGGCCGTGCTCCAGGCGCACGCGAGCGCGCCGTCCGGGTGGCTCTACCAGGTGCGGTACGCGGCCATGACCGATCCCGCGATCCAGGAGATCGGGGACGGGCTGGCCGGGCGCGGACTGATCAGCCCGCCCGGCTCCGGGCGCCGGTGGCGGCGCTGGGGCGTGACGCAGGCCGTGCTGTGCGGGGCCCTGCTGCCGGTCTCGCTGGTGCTGACGATCCTCGGGTTCGCGCTGGATCCGACCTCGCGCGTGCCGTTCCTCGTCAAGGTGCTCCCCGTGCTGATCGGCGGGCTCGTCATCGGCGCCGTCGCGGCCTCGCGGGCCAAGCAGCGGATCACCCCGGCGGGGCGGACGGCGCTGCGCGCGATGCGGTCGGCGTACCTGACGAACCAGACCCCGCACGTGCAGACGGCGCTGCTCGGGCTGCGGGGGCTGCGCGACCCGTACCTGCGCGAGCAGCTGGTGCCGGCGGTGCGCGGCACCCGGCTGGCGGCGGCCCAGGCCGGGCACCGCCGGTCCGCCGGGTCGCACGGCTCCGACGCGGCGTGGGCGTCCTCCGCCGAGATCCTGCCGGTGGTGTGGTGCGCGAGCGGCGACGGGGGATCCGGGGGCGGTTCGAGCGGCTGCGGCGGCGGCTCCGGCTGTGGCGGCGGCTCCGGTTCCGGCTGCGGGTCGTCCGGGTCCGGCTGCGGATCCTCCAGCTCCAGCTGCGGGTCGTCCTCCAGCAGCTGCTCCAGCAGCAGTTCGAGTTGCGGCTCGTCCAGCTCCAGCTGCTCCAGCAGCAGTTCCTGA